GAACAACAAGCACTGCCACAGAACTTCATTGAACCCAGCCATAAAGTGCATCAACCCAGAAGACCATCTGTGATTGTGTACAAAAATAACAGTACACCGTTTCATAGTTAGTATAAAGCTACATTTTATTTGGTAGGTAAAGTTTTGAGGAAAACTGAAAAGTATGGACATTCAAATGATTAATGCTGGACGGACAGTGCACAGGTGGAGCAGCTTGTATGAAAGCATATACTTCCAAGGGTCACTTGCATTTTGtaatgtattgtattgtatgAGCAACTACCCAACAGTGCAACTGGTTAATGCTTTGTTCACTTAATAACTACTTCAATCAATGACAAGTTGTACATTGATGTAGACTGACCGGCATTATCTTTTGAAGGTGTGTAGGCTTAAAGCCTCTCAATCTGCCTTACCTGAATGTTGGAGGGACCAGAGATAGTCTTTAGCTGCCTGCACAATATGTATCAACGCATCTAACACAAGTACATCAATTGCATCGTTCAGTTTTGTCTCTGAATGGTAGTTCTTCACTGGAAAGATGCAGTTCAATGGGGCACCCAGTTCATTGCTGCAATAATCCACCTGAGATGGCAAATGACAACCATCAGCTGCATGTTTGAATCATTATTTGATAGAAGAATTAATATGCAACAAATGAAATACAATATTTGATTACAAAAATGGATGTATGTACATATGGGCTTCGGTTTCCACACTATATGGATTTGTATGTGTAATGTCCAGCCTAATTCAAAGCTACCTTTTACCTTGGTTTTAATTTCTGTGCTTGAGAAGATGTTTTTCAGGTCGCTTGCCACTTTTGGACAAGCCAGATCTGGCATTGTCAGGATCACAATTTGAGGAATGCCTGATATGAAATACACAAGATGAAAGAGATAGACAGTAgaggtgggaatcttttggtacctcgcGATTCAATTAAAATGATTCTTTGGGTCAGGATTTGATTAAAAATCGATTCAGTATTTCTTAgatttttaataaaaaataatacaaatgtaaaaaaaaattttttacatttgtgaatggatgtgaatcgctagaagactgaatcgcgtttcatatgtgaatcaacttttccccccacccctaatGGACAGTATGGTAACATTTATTTTAACCCCGACCACCTGAATTTAACTCTGCCAATGTAAACTTGTTTATGGTAACACTGAAGGAGGATATTCTTACCAAGTTTGTTAGCTTGCTGTCTGATGTCTCTCATCTTTTGTGCTACAGTCTTTTGGAGAGTTATGTTGTTTGCAGACACAACGCACACCAGACAGTGAATCTTTTCATTCTTAGATGGGTGAGCATTATACCATTCACTTGTTGCGTCCAGGGGTTCCTTAGGGTCAAACTGGAAAAGGACAGCACATACCGGACTGAGCATTTTCTGTTGATAAactattttttgtttttatttgacgCTAACCATAAAAAGTGGATTACTGTTGACCATATTCCATATTGTAATATTAAATGGGGTATTTTAGTGGTGTTGCCGGGAGAAATACATGAACTGTTACCTCATAACCCTCACGGATGTGTCCCTTGAGAGCATTAAGGATGTCATCACTGTGCATCCCTTTTGAAGCCATGGAATCTTCCATGCCCATGACATCATAGATCACAAAAGGCAAAGCTGAGCCTTTATATTCAATCCGGTGTCCCGAGTACTGCAAACAATTATTATTAGTTTTGGTGTTGAAACTATAACAATGTTCATGCTTATAATAATGTCTTCAATGATTGTGAATCATTTCTTACTGTTTGAGTGCAGCTGTGGTCAGTGTGAGCCTGGGCCAACACATTGACAGCAACATGATCAACAAAGACACTTTTGACTGAGTCGACAAAGCTGGACTTCCCTGCAGCGATTGGTCCATGTAGCATAATGTTAAAGTTGTCCACACCTATTGGCTCAATTTTTGTAAGTTTTGTTTTCATcgcatctctttctctgtagaGAGGACAGTAACATTGTCAACATCATGTGAACATTAAAAtaacaacatttacattgtgCAGTATAAGCTACAGTAGCTACAACAACATTATTATTATCTAACATGACAATAAAGTGTCAATCATATTGTGGTTGATTGTGGAAtaactcagacacaaactcctGTGAACACCCTTGAGTCACACAGATAAAAGTGACATTTCTGGGACTGTGAGacacattttgccattttggtGGGATAGCTGGTCTTTTATATTTCAGGAGGAGATGTTGTTGTCAGACAGGTTGTTTAATAGGATATAGTCTAAATGGACTACCTGTGTTGTCTTTCAGTAAAGGTTTAACAACAAATCCTAACAATTCATCAATCTCTTCCCAATTTACTCACTTCCAGTCTGGACCTTGTCTCCACACTGTGTGACATAAAAATAGTATGTTAGTCCTGCAAAACCACATTGTCAACAACCCTTTTACTGTAAAAACAGAAAATGAGTTTCTGGGTATAAAATATAAAGACTGATCCTGTCATAGTTGTACAGTCTAACCCTTATGCACCAATAAAAACCAAGTGCAACTGTATTCAGTAGCAACTGAACTCTAAAGATTTAGACACATCTTACCTGAATTACCCATTTTATTCTTCTCTgtgaaaaaaaattgaaaaggTGAATCTATTATTTTATGATCACTTATGATCTCTTTCAACAGTACAATATAATTTACAATGGCACTTATATACCATGTACCGttagtgtaggcctacataaagTTCAAATTACAATCATTAACAGCACACAAATGTAATTCTCCACTTTCAATAATCCACAAACATTTAAGTTTCTTTTTTTCCGTTTTTTCAAGGTGAGTCTTGGGTCAGATGACTGAGTGGTTAGGGGATTGGGCTATAAATAAGGAGCTTGCTAGTTCGATTCTGGTCGTGCAAAATGACGACCAGAATCAAAGACATATCCAAAGTTAGAAGTGCTTTTTAAAGAGAAAATAAGTGAGTCaccgtgtctgtctgcctctaaaCCAAGACGGTTATGGTTGTAATTCTGCTAGGAATCAACTGCGTTTGTAACTTTCACCTTCATGATATTGTTCCTTTCACTTTCATTTACAGTCAATGGGATACAGAGCAAATCATCACATTTACGCTAGAATTATGTATATTGAAAAATCCACTCAACggtttgttttcaaaactgttagcCACTGTGATAAATGGTTCCACTGATATAAGTCAGATTTTGAAGTAAGAACGAACGTTTCTACGAACGCGTCTCGCAAATATCGTTACACGTCTAAATATGGTGTTCTGTTGGTTTGTAAAGTATGAATGTTTATATCATCAAACCAGAATATACAATAGTTTGCAAGCCAAAGTTAGAAGTGCTTTCAAAGAGGAAAATATGATAATTACCTTATATGTGCGCCTCCACCCCAGAATGAAGGTTATGGTTGTGTACTAAATTCTGTCAAACAATTTATGCGTTTGTCAGTTTCACTTTCATGATACTTATACTTTCACTTTACTTTCAAGTAAATGGGATATAGAGTGAATCATCACATTTGCTACAATTATGTATATTGAAAAATCCACTCAACAGTTTGTCATCAAAAAACTGTTAAACTGTTAATAATTTAATATATGCCATTAGTCTTACATGAAGTACCTACATGTACACTAGCTCATGTTCTGATGGAagggttttgtttgttttagtgTAGGACATCACTTGTGCAATGTGCTTTTCTACAGTAAGGAAGAGTTGGCCAACACCAGCtcagcctgccctgcctgcctgtcattCCCTGTCCTTCCATTCCCCATAAATACCCTTTCAAGCCTCAACCTTGTCCCATGTTTGGTGTCATGCAATTGGGCCAACTAGCATAACTCTGCCAAAACTGTTATTTTTCTTTCCCTTATGGAACATTCCGGTCTTCTCTCCCATGCATCCCTCTATAATCCAGTTTCCGtcttcatccccctcccctAACCACCGCCTCCTCTGCCTCATCCCTCCAGAAGGTGCTCTGTGGTGTCCTGGGCCTGGCAGAGACTTTCCACAAACAACAGGTGCTTTCACAACACCTTGGGTTGGTTGCAAACCGCGGGGTTCCCCGGCAAAACAACAAAGTGTTCTAAAGAGAACCCTGTGGTTCATGTTGAGGATGTTTTCGCTCCTAAGAACTACAGCGGGTAGATTGaggagttgttgtttttttaagtaGGTCAATGTCTTCCTCACATTCCCACCTATGTTCGGGGCTTGTTTTTGTTGCAAAGAGACACCTCCTAATTGGTTCAGCAGGGGTTTGAAACAGCATGCGAGGCTTTGTGTGAGCGCACGTGGGTGTGCTAGCGTTTGTAGAATGCAAATGCAGAGCATCCAAGACTACAGACAGacgacacgcacagacacatgctTACAAAGCCACTGTCACACACGTGCAGAGTCACAAtgtcattctgtgtgtgtgtgtgtgtgtaggtgtgtgtggggtcgctcctctctttctctctcattctctccctctcagcttGTGTCACTGATAGTATTATGAGTCAGCGTGTGACAGCCCATGCAGAGGCAGCGCATTCTGTTACTACTACTTGGGATGGGggtttttttgtgttcattggTCAGAAAGACTCTCAAGGGGGGGTGATAAGTTGAACATTCTGGAGAGCTGCAGAGTGGTGGTGAATGAAATCAAATCAGAGCGTGTTGTCTATGTCTTACAAACCTACGCTGGGGAACCCGGAATGTTTCCCTGACTCACCGTGTCTTTTCCAACATGGATGAGGTTGACAAGACTGCAATTGAAGAacggtgtgtgggtgtgtgtgggtgtgtgcgcatgtgaatgtgtgtgtgtgtgtgttcagcactAGTAGAGAGATTGCTCTTCTCAGTGCTCTTGTATAATAACACAGGGCTTTTGATGAGACTCAATGAATTTTAATCAAGTTCTGCAGGGTGTTTCATAGCCCCAAGTCCCGCTGGGACGAGATCACAAAGAATTTTTAAGtgcaatctccctctctctctatctatctttctttttctctctctctcactctccatttCTCTGTAACTcacttagtctctctctctctatatatatttttttctctgtctccttctctctgggtTCTGTATCCTCACcagttttctcttcctctctgtcccccctctccccaatgtttttttgtctccttcatttctctccccagctctcttctctctggcttgtctctctctctctctctccttctctctctctctctctctctctctctctctctctctctctctctctctctctctctctctctctctctctctccctctctctgcgaGAATGGCATTATATCCACTCTGGGCGTAATAATCGCTAAGCCTCTTTCAGTTCTGTGGAGGACAACAACTTTCTCTCCCCAACACAAAGTGAATTGCTACTGAGCGTCACTTCACTGCAGCAAAGCTGCTGAATCTATTCCAATTGGCCGTGGTTTGTTTACTTAGCGCCTACCCATTCAATAGGTGCATAATACATATTTCACAGAAGTTACAGTAACTTGGCTAAGTGCCCTAAGGGTTGAAACATGAAATAAACTTGTGTATTTCTGTTGTTTATCAAGTTGTTCAAACGAATGACTTGTCTTCTTGCATAAGTCCATGTTACAAGAGTATCTAACATAAACTGTTACTGTAAAGTAATTCAAATGTTGCAATTTAAGAGTGAGTTGATATTGTCCTTGTCACCCTCCCGGTGTCCTTGTCCTGGATCAGACGTTCCAGCTGTATGAAAATCCCCGGAAAAGCTTATTCAGAAGAAGAGAATAGAGGAGAAAATAATTAAGAAAAGTCGGACAAAGCAAAACTGCATAGCATCTGGAGGAGGGGTGAAAGAGttgaaggacagagagatggttTGAGTGGTATTGTCACTGGTTGGTAGCAGtctgaaaggagaaagagagagagagacagacagagacagacagagacagtgggacagacagacagagagagagagagacagagagagagagacagagagagagagaggggggggggggggggggaggagagatacaGTAGTGAGTGAATGGGATGAATGAGGAAAAAAGGACAAAAGGGAGATTTAGCATGCGCCTAccagtgtgagagggagagtgcgcacgaggaaaagagagagagagagagagagagtcagagagacataCATTCTTTGAATGTCAGCCTGTGATTTGTGGGGCATTGGCTTCATTTCTGTGCTTAGAGTGAGAAGGATGGTAAGAGACTGGCAATTATTACTAATGCATAAGGATTAATGGAAGCTATATTAAGGGTGTGTTACAGCGGAGAGAAGGTTGCAGAAAGAACAGGATGTGTCTGTCGGAAAAGTGTCACTGAGAGAGTTCCACGAATAGTCCTTTTGGCTTTGGACATTGTTCAAAATGAATGTATAATGCATGAGTAGGAATGAGGTGACAAAACGTGCTTCGACCAAGGATCGAATGGTGCTGTTGTTTCCTGTTTCAAAAGTGTTCCCCTGCGGATTTGCAGaaagtttgtgtttgttttaaggTCGAATTGTGGGGATCAGCGCAAATTGAAAGTTCTGCATGTCTAAACACAACTCACCTGGCTCCATTTCCCTGCCTCCAGTGGAAGTGAACACACATTGAGACGTCACTGATTCAAGGCCTCACCTTGTGTGTGCTTACATTGAGTCAGAGCAGGTTGAGGACAGCACTGCCGTATCTGTGGAGAGAGGAAGCTATGGTCGTACTGTCGTGTAAACCACAGACTGTTCCTTGTCACCAACCACGGTACACCTCTAGCTCTTGATGATCTATACAATGTGATGTTGTATAGATATGCAAGCATCTGTTCAATGTGAACTTATACGAGTACAAGAAGCTACTTTAAATTGTCAAGAAGCATCCTAAGATTACCATAGAAACAGCTCACAGTTGGTTTCTTCCTGCCTGTGTCttcccatagacacacacacgtaaagttGTTCGCCAAACCATCTTAAAAACATCACCTTGTAGCCAGTAAACTGATAGAAATAGGATGACCTATCCCAATTGAAAGGAAAGAAATTTGCACACACAATAATAACAAATACTTTATTAAATAATGCATCACTCTTGCCTTTTTCATGCGGTGTAATACAGtatgataataaataatatgaTTCATTGAATATGAAAATTCTGACATTGGTAATCTTTTCCCGCTCTTTTCTCTTCTGCAACCTTCACACAGGGCTGGGAAACGCACCCCTCCCAGTCGATCCCGGTCTCCTGAGTACGGATTACTGATACCactctcctgttctccctctGCCACTTACTACCACTAATTAAACTGTTCATTCACACTCTGTCCTGTGTGAGGTTTTGTTTGCTGCTTGCCACCGCACCAAACCTGCTGGTACTCTGCAAGTGTCTTAAAATAACATAAAAGGTTTTTTCCAGTTCAGCAGAATTACAGCCcttaaacacacacctacatggtGTGTGTTCGTGTCAGAGTGAGTGTTAGTCACACGTGGGAAAATGCAGAAAAGGAAggaagccaggcaggcagacacagcgACAAGACAGCAAAGACAGACAATGTAGCATGACTCTTTATTAGTCAGACCAGGCTGTAACTTAACCcgtgtgttatcttcgggtcattgtgacccttcagtcattgtgacccccccacgtgttgcgacaactttacctcatacaaaaataaagtgaagcgttttcttttaaccgtcaggctgtctcacaccccccacagcgcaaaggttaagaaaatgctttttgtttttgtattgggtaaagttgtcgcagcacaacaatgggtcgttgtgaacctcgggtcattgtgacccgaaggcagcacaagggttaagagcACTGGCAACACTCTCATCGTCATATCCATAGAGAGACTGCCAGTTCCCATGGTGCACCAGGGCAACACACAGTACAGAGGAATGAGCCAATCTTGATACGTCATTTGCCAGTTCCATCCCAATCACGTACATGGTATCATCTCCTGCAAGGcaacacactctctccttccagCCACTCTCTTGTGACGCctgattaacacacacacacaccatctgttGAACCAGAAGTCTGAAGCTGTTCCATCCAATCTGAAATACTAATTTAAAACATTCATTTTTATAATTCTGTGTCATTGAACTAATTGTTAGGCCCAAGACAATGACTCCTTTAACCTCACCTGTTTTTTGTTGTCGTTGATGTTGTCGTTTCAGAATTCAGGAAATCCAAACAAGCCAACAGAAATGGAACACTTGGAAAGTAAACATTTGCAAACCTTTAAGTTACTTTATTCCAAAGCCTCATACATCTTTCCTGGTTCGCTTGCTACCTTCGCCCCCTTGTGGGCAAATGTAGTACCTTCTCCAAACAGACCAACTAGATCAACGACATCAAAACATCCACGGAGTTAAGTGCTTTCGAATCCCAAAATATCACATAAAATACAACTTCTGGACATGCTGTTCTAAAAAGACTGTAGAGGGCTTGGGGCTCATGTCTTCATTATGACCATTTGAGACACTGTCTATTCTATATTCTAAGATCAGATACAAAAGTTCAGGTTTCAATGTCATTAACATTTTATGTGCATCTTTGAGTAAATCCCCAAAACTCAAACTAAATTGTCCTCAACAGCAGTGTCTCAGTATATTTAGTCTCAGTGTATTTagctcaaatcaaaatgttggaATAttcagaaaatatatataatactgAAAGGCCCCAAACTGGAGAATACAGAAATTCTACCCTAGACCTTAACAAAGACAACACCTTGAGCTCTGGACTTTCCCAGAACATCAAGGACTATGAGTGTATTCTAGAATTCTTTCATTACAATCATGCAGTGGAGGGTATGCTGTAGTGTCCTATACCGTGAGtaacaaggacagagagagatcatgtGTGTCGATTACTACACTCTAGGTGAAATGGTACGGCCGTTCTCCTGACAGAATCGGCGGATGACAGGATGACGTGTCGTAGGATCACTTGACCAGTAAAAGTCAAACAAACATGGTATACGATAGACAATCATGTCCCGTAGAGGCACATAGAATAGAACATCTGCAGTCTTTGCAGAGTTCAGTGATCAACTTAACCCCAAAAACGGAAAATAGCAATATATACCATTTCACAACATCATGAAACTTGAAACCAAAACATCCCATAAATAAAGCTTCTTTTGCACAATATCTAGTTATACGTTACAACTCAATTTTTTTAACTCTTCAGCAACAATGACTGAGTGACGGCCTTAAAAACTTGACAACATCCATAACACAACACTTTGCAAGTTACTGTGGTTAAAACAATCTTCTGTGTTCTATACTCCATATTCACATTCAGAACACGTTTTCTGAGAATAAGAGTTCAAAACCAACAACCATCAGACGTCTTCCCCGACCCTGCCAGTCTGCTCCATCCTGAGTGGGGTTTCAATCCGAGCCCTTATCTGATGAAGCCCAAAAGCACAGTTCTGGACAACTAGGGTTGAATCCCAAACAAACTTTGAGAAACGACTCTCATTGCTGCAGATCGCACGGGATAGGCTTGACCCGGGCAAgtttcctcttcctgttacATCTACTTAGATCGTTGTCTTTGTTGcggtgcatgtgcatgtgtctcGACTAAGTGTCATTTGGGCTCTGTATAGCACTTTGtgaccaaaaataaataaaaataaagtagtTTGCGGTGAAATGGGTAAAACTTCACAAAAAAGGTATTCAAATGAGGGGACACATCCCATATGGTGATTATTTTGCAGGCAGGTTTTGTAGAAATGAGAGTTCGGCACTATTATCTGGCTCCCCTGCGCTGGACAACAATTGTTCCGGCCACAATATCGTACACAGTCCTGTTGTGCTGGAAGAAGAGCAGGGTGATGAAGACGGGGAAGAGGAAGGCGATGGAGAAGTTCTTGTTGAGAGCTCGCACCGTGGACCTGTGGGATGGACACATACAACAGTCAAACACCATCAAACTCATTCAACTAACGGCATCTCGTAGAAAGCTATGGAACATTGGGAGTGCCGGACGTTTGTGAAAAATCTGTAACGCAagtacacacagtcacacggaCATACCAACCGCATTACACCTGCTTCTCGCCCTGGTGCTACTAGAACGCCGTCATAATGACACCTCCGAATCAACAGTAGAGACGGACGGAGAGCATCACTTACGCAGATAGTGTGACGTTTGAGGCGGGGACTACCAGAACCCGGTTGGGTCGCACCAGGACCGAGGTGTCGCAGGTGACCACTCGTAAGCCCAGGAGGAACTTCCCTGGCGTGGCCCCGCCCGCTCCCCAGACGCAGATGATCTGATGGGACAAGATAGTATTTGGATTGTCATTGTATACTCGTGTCAAATGCTGAACAGAACATTCAACAGAATACCCTGCGGGGTACgttccaaccctgttcctgcagAGAAACCCTCTCGTAAGCCAGGTGTAACCTGGGACAGTAGCTTTCTAGGAACAGGGTTGGGCAGCCCTGGTGTTGAGTTACATAAACTGTGGCACAACTGTGGCACAGTCAGACTCCCGACTGCTTTGTGACCACATCATCGATGTCAGTAGTTCTCAaattgtgcccccccccccccccccccccccccaagggatGCACAGAAAAGAGAGCGTACGTTCCAGGAAGATCCAATTATTCCGATTTCCAGGTTTATAAAAGTCATTTGagacacccccctccctccccccccctcccccctttcgcAGTCACCCAACGAGCTCACACCAGACTGACTTCATCCCAGGTAAATATGATGAGAGTCTTGCATCATGTTTCCCAGTGGggaggaagaaaaaataaaCCTGGCTCCTGATACAGCCGTGATGGCTtcccctcc
This genomic window from Hypomesus transpacificus isolate Combined female chromosome 4, fHypTra1, whole genome shotgun sequence contains:
- the LOC124467550 gene encoding interferon-induced protein 44-like; this translates as MGNSVWRQGPDWKERDAMKTKLTKIEPIGVDNFNIMLHGPIAAGKSSFVDSVKSVFVDHVAVNVLAQAHTDHSCTQTYSGHRIEYKGSALPFVIYDVMGMEDSMASKGMHSDDILNALKGHIREGYEFDPKEPLDATSEWYNAHPSKNEKIHCLVCVVSANNITLQKTVAQKMRDIRQQANKLGIPQIVILTMPDLACPKVASDLKNIFSSTEIKTKVDYCSNELGAPLNCIFPVKNYHSETKLNDAIDVLVLDALIHIVQAAKDYLWSLQHSGKAD